A genomic stretch from Arenicella xantha includes:
- a CDS encoding chaperone modulator CbpM, whose translation MTNVTKDSLSGIVLTKHISFTTNEFCRACGADQTIVIRMVEEGVIEAAGPAPDWEFHGEALVRAQRAMRLIEDLGVNLAGAALALDLLDRMEELEATALRVESGL comes from the coding sequence ATGACTAATGTAACAAAAGATAGCTTAAGCGGAATTGTGCTGACCAAGCATATCTCGTTTACCACTAATGAGTTTTGTCGCGCATGTGGTGCCGATCAAACAATCGTTATTCGCATGGTTGAAGAAGGTGTAATTGAGGCGGCTGGCCCAGCTCCTGATTGGGAGTTCCATGGTGAAGCCTTGGTACGAGCTCAGCGTGCGATGCGTCTGATTGAAGACCTAGGCGTGAACTTAGCGGGCGCCGCACTCGCGTTAGACTTGCTTGATCGCATGGAAGAGCTGGAAGCAACGGCATTGCGAGTAGAATCAGGTTTATAA
- a CDS encoding type II toxin-antitoxin system HipA family toxin: protein MTTATVKLWGTTIGYVSMDQGERFARFEYDPDFVKTGIELAPLMMPAIERRIYQFSDLHPRAFHGLPGLLADSLPDKYGNKLIDVWLAQTGRESQSFNAVDRLCYTGTRGMGALEFEPSMDTAAPPSQQLEVQELVELASMAFASKQNLQAKFNDQAKDQDLFDILSLGTSAGGARAKAVIAFDPSTSIVRSGQLNLPSGYQHWLIKFDGVEYNGDWGVADPAGYGLLEYSYYEIAKRCQVTMMESRLFSENGRNHFMTKRFDRDEAGNKQFVQTLGALAHFDYWESGYYSYEQLFMTLKQLGLPQTDIEQQFRRTVFNIVGCNQDDHVKNFALIMNRQGDWRLSPAYDLCHAEGSDFTKNHQLSINGKTNNFELADLKHLADYAGLPRGRDKRILEEVVSAFAQWPHLAKELNIPARLQHHVESTLRLKWH, encoded by the coding sequence ATGACCACAGCCACCGTTAAATTATGGGGCACAACAATTGGCTATGTGTCGATGGATCAAGGTGAACGTTTCGCTCGCTTCGAATACGACCCAGACTTTGTCAAAACCGGCATCGAACTAGCGCCACTAATGATGCCCGCTATCGAGCGACGCATCTATCAATTCAGCGACCTACATCCGCGCGCATTCCACGGCTTACCTGGCCTATTAGCCGATAGCCTGCCGGACAAATACGGCAACAAGCTCATCGACGTATGGTTGGCGCAAACTGGACGTGAAAGCCAGAGTTTTAATGCGGTTGACCGACTATGTTATACCGGCACACGCGGCATGGGCGCGTTAGAGTTTGAGCCCTCGATGGACACAGCAGCACCTCCCAGTCAGCAACTAGAAGTACAAGAACTGGTCGAACTCGCCTCCATGGCCTTCGCTAGTAAACAGAACCTGCAAGCCAAATTTAACGACCAGGCTAAGGACCAAGATCTATTCGATATACTAAGCCTTGGCACATCAGCTGGCGGTGCGCGCGCCAAGGCGGTGATTGCATTCGACCCAAGCACATCGATCGTACGATCTGGGCAACTTAATCTCCCGAGCGGATACCAACACTGGCTGATAAAATTTGATGGCGTTGAATACAATGGCGACTGGGGCGTCGCCGACCCAGCTGGCTATGGATTACTCGAATACAGTTACTACGAAATCGCCAAACGCTGCCAAGTGACGATGATGGAGAGTCGGCTGTTTAGCGAAAACGGGCGCAACCATTTTATGACTAAACGCTTTGACCGAGATGAAGCGGGCAACAAACAATTTGTCCAAACACTCGGCGCCCTCGCCCACTTTGACTATTGGGAAAGTGGCTATTACTCTTACGAGCAATTGTTCATGACACTCAAACAATTAGGGCTGCCACAAACTGACATAGAGCAACAATTTAGGCGTACTGTGTTTAATATTGTTGGCTGCAACCAAGACGATCACGTCAAAAACTTTGCGCTCATCATGAATCGTCAAGGCGACTGGCGTCTTAGTCCGGCGTACGATCTCTGCCATGCAGAAGGCAGTGACTTTACTAAAAACCACCAGCTCAGCATCAATGGCAAAACTAACAACTTCGAGCTGGCCGACTTAAAGCACCTAGCCGACTACGCTGGCCTACCGAGGGGCCGAGACAAACGGATACTCGAAGAAGTGGTGAGCGCCTTTGCACAGTGGCCACACTTAGCTAAGGAGCTAAACATACCGGCAAGATTACAACACCATGTAGAGAGTACATTGCGCCTAAAGTGGCACTGA
- the katG gene encoding catalase/peroxidase HPI, translating to MNDHTTGKCPVMHGPNKQAATGSSANQHWWPNQLNLKILSQNAPQISPLDADFNYAEAFKSLDLKALKKDLTHLMTDSQEWWPADYGHYGGLFVRMAWHSAGTYRTYDGRGGAGSGSQRFAPLNSWPDNGNLDKARRLLWPIKQKYGNSISWADLMVLTGNVAMESMGFKTFGFAGGREDVFEPEEDIYWGPETEWLDDNRYGDDRALATPLAAVQMGLIYVNPEGPNGEPDPLKSAFDVRDTFARMAMNDYETVALVAGGHTFGKGHGAGPEDLLGAEPEGASLEAMGMGWKSTFKTGKGDDTTTAGFEGAWTVNPIQWDMGYFDALLGYEWEQTTSAAGHIQWTPTADSHAARAPKAHDASQTQALMMTTADMALKLDPDYAKISKHFHENPDEFANAYARAWYKLTHRDMGPISRYLGEEVPSEQLLWQDPIPAHQGAMINDADIQELKQKILATGLSVSQLVNTAWASAATYRHSDKRGGANGARIRLAPHKDWHIHTSSGVAKVIAELEAVQADFNQHGTQVSLADLIVLGGSVGIEQAANNRVNVPFKPGRTDTTAELTDVDAFDVIEPKYDGFRNYRNSDDPRSTEALLIDRASLLNLSAPEMTVLVGGLRVLGANAGDSKHGVFTQSPETLSNDFFVNLLDMNTVWSATDSTEEVFEGTDANSDAESNNVKWTGTRADLVFGSNSILRSIAEVYASSDSSDKFDRDFVAAWSKVMNADRFDLAQH from the coding sequence ATGAACGATCATACAACTGGAAAATGCCCAGTTATGCATGGCCCCAATAAACAGGCGGCAACCGGCAGCTCAGCCAATCAGCACTGGTGGCCGAATCAACTGAATCTGAAGATCTTAAGCCAGAACGCGCCTCAGATCAGCCCGCTAGATGCAGACTTCAACTATGCTGAAGCGTTCAAAAGCCTAGATCTAAAAGCGCTCAAAAAGGATCTTACTCACCTTATGACTGACTCCCAAGAATGGTGGCCAGCCGATTATGGGCATTACGGTGGCCTATTTGTGCGCATGGCGTGGCACAGCGCCGGCACCTACCGAACCTATGATGGACGCGGAGGCGCGGGTTCCGGCTCACAACGATTTGCACCGCTCAATAGCTGGCCAGACAATGGCAACCTCGATAAAGCACGACGCCTATTATGGCCGATCAAACAAAAATACGGCAACAGCATCTCGTGGGCTGATTTAATGGTCCTAACCGGCAATGTCGCAATGGAATCCATGGGCTTTAAAACTTTCGGTTTCGCAGGCGGTCGCGAGGACGTATTCGAACCAGAAGAAGATATATATTGGGGCCCCGAAACCGAATGGTTAGATGACAACCGCTATGGCGACGACCGCGCATTAGCAACCCCGTTAGCCGCGGTTCAGATGGGCTTAATCTACGTTAACCCTGAAGGCCCGAATGGTGAGCCCGATCCATTAAAATCAGCATTTGACGTGCGCGATACTTTTGCACGCATGGCCATGAATGACTATGAAACCGTCGCTTTAGTCGCCGGTGGTCATACCTTTGGCAAAGGCCATGGGGCTGGTCCTGAAGACTTGCTTGGTGCGGAACCTGAAGGCGCGAGCCTTGAAGCAATGGGAATGGGCTGGAAAAGCACATTTAAAACCGGCAAAGGTGATGACACAACAACGGCCGGCTTTGAAGGTGCATGGACAGTCAATCCGATACAATGGGATATGGGCTACTTTGATGCCCTACTCGGTTATGAGTGGGAGCAAACCACCAGTGCCGCAGGACACATCCAATGGACTCCTACGGCTGACTCGCATGCCGCACGTGCGCCCAAAGCGCATGATGCTAGCCAGACTCAAGCCTTGATGATGACCACCGCCGACATGGCGCTTAAGCTCGACCCTGACTACGCCAAAATCTCTAAACATTTCCATGAAAACCCCGACGAATTTGCCAATGCTTATGCTCGAGCTTGGTATAAGTTAACGCATCGCGACATGGGGCCAATCTCACGTTACCTGGGCGAAGAAGTGCCATCCGAGCAGCTATTGTGGCAAGACCCAATTCCAGCGCACCAAGGTGCCATGATTAACGATGCCGACATCCAAGAGCTGAAACAAAAAATATTGGCAACTGGGTTAAGTGTGTCACAACTGGTCAATACGGCGTGGGCCTCGGCGGCCACCTACCGCCACTCCGATAAACGTGGTGGAGCCAATGGCGCTCGCATCCGCCTAGCACCACATAAAGATTGGCACATTCACACCTCCAGCGGGGTTGCTAAAGTGATCGCTGAACTTGAAGCCGTACAAGCTGATTTCAACCAACACGGTACGCAAGTATCACTTGCCGACCTTATCGTGCTGGGCGGATCGGTCGGAATCGAGCAAGCGGCTAATAACCGAGTAAATGTGCCATTCAAGCCTGGTCGAACTGACACCACCGCAGAACTCACAGATGTAGACGCTTTTGATGTGATCGAGCCCAAGTATGACGGGTTTCGCAACTACAGAAACAGCGACGACCCACGCTCTACCGAAGCCTTATTGATCGACCGAGCATCGTTACTGAACTTGTCAGCACCAGAAATGACGGTGCTAGTTGGTGGCCTGCGCGTGCTTGGCGCCAATGCTGGCGATTCAAAACACGGCGTATTTACGCAGTCACCAGAAACACTCAGCAATGATTTCTTCGTCAACCTACTCGACATGAACACAGTATGGTCTGCTACCGATTCAACCGAGGAAGTCTTCGAAGGTACAGACGCGAACTCCGATGCTGAATCCAACAACGTAAAGTGGACCGGAACTCGGGCAGATCTCGTGTTTGGATCAAACTCGATCTTACGTTCGATCGCCGAAGTCTACGCATCGAGTGACTCTAGCGATAAGTTTGATCGTGACTTTGTTGCCGCTTGGAGCAAAGTAATGAACGCTGATAGATTTGACTTAGCGCAACACTAA
- a CDS encoding DnaJ C-terminal domain-containing protein produces MEYKDYYQILGVERSATGDQIKSAYRRLARKYHPDVSKEADAEARFKEMKEAYEVLKDADNRAAYDKFGKDWKAGQDFQPPPDWAQQTRRPQGDFDQTAGYSDFFDSLFGARGGADFGGQSRGNMRMDGQDVNARITVSLEDAFSGATRQISIDLPEMDSSGRMVNRRRKLNVKIPKGILAGQRIRLESQGGAGMGAGAQSGDLYLQVDLAPHPIYEPRERDIYVVLPITPWEAALGRTVKAPTLAGPVDLKIPAGSQAGKKLRLKGRGLPGKTPGDEYVELKIVMPATVDDKAKSLYEELERTQTFNPRSSLGV; encoded by the coding sequence ATGGAATATAAAGACTACTATCAAATACTCGGGGTCGAGCGTTCGGCAACGGGCGATCAAATTAAGTCAGCGTATCGACGTTTGGCTAGAAAGTACCATCCTGATGTAAGTAAAGAAGCCGATGCTGAAGCTCGGTTTAAGGAGATGAAAGAAGCTTACGAGGTACTTAAAGATGCTGATAATCGTGCCGCTTACGATAAGTTTGGTAAAGACTGGAAAGCTGGGCAGGACTTTCAACCGCCACCAGATTGGGCGCAGCAAACACGGCGACCACAGGGCGATTTTGACCAAACGGCAGGTTACAGCGACTTTTTCGATTCCTTGTTTGGCGCACGTGGAGGAGCTGATTTTGGTGGCCAATCACGCGGTAATATGCGCATGGACGGGCAAGATGTGAATGCCCGCATTACGGTCTCTCTGGAAGATGCATTTTCAGGCGCGACTAGACAGATTTCGATCGACCTGCCCGAGATGGATAGTTCTGGTCGTATGGTCAATCGACGTCGTAAGCTTAATGTCAAGATACCCAAAGGTATCCTTGCTGGTCAGCGAATCCGTTTGGAGAGTCAAGGTGGCGCGGGTATGGGGGCTGGTGCACAATCTGGTGACCTGTACCTGCAAGTTGATTTAGCGCCACATCCGATTTACGAGCCGCGTGAACGTGATATTTATGTGGTGCTGCCAATTACTCCGTGGGAGGCTGCTTTAGGTCGAACTGTTAAGGCGCCGACCTTGGCTGGTCCGGTCGATTTGAAAATTCCTGCGGGTTCTCAAGCTGGCAAGAAACTGCGTTTAAAAGGTCGAGGTCTACCAGGTAAGACACCTGGTGACGAATACGTTGAACTAAAAATTGTGATGCCGGCCACGGTAGATGACAAAGCAAAATCGCTTTATGAAGAATTGGAGCGAACACAGACGTTTAACCCACGATCTAGTTTGGGAGTGTAA
- a CDS encoding alpha/beta hydrolase family protein — protein MKILKIIAKWTLLFWTVVGVVVAGIWWLNAPENFAENSQSEARLNQVDYAVEQLDLKIIDAGRPTPAMAKFKGDDKRTLNGTVWLPKGESSGHPLIVYSHGFGGNQKESSHVTKYLAGIGYVVAAVDFPLSNTRSPAGIPQLLDVVNQPADVRAVIDHVLALNEDPNSELYQRIDSSNIGAMGLSLGGLTTALAAFHPDLMDKRIKAAVMMAPPLEAFSDQFFNRNVEVASLLISGSMDRVVPEPANATQVRDRHPNGWFLSMDKGTHLGFADISNPIRWMDNPDTFGCFFMGMMLPRLDLPERWSAVIPNTGNVLRDVVVNPPCPELPGESMNGLTQQWLTRIAVGSFFDMHLRNGARAESATKFFKVAMSAENPEISLSVPFKR, from the coding sequence ATGAAAATACTAAAAATTATTGCTAAGTGGACACTGTTATTTTGGACTGTGGTGGGCGTCGTGGTCGCGGGCATATGGTGGCTGAATGCGCCGGAAAATTTCGCTGAGAACAGTCAATCAGAGGCGAGACTCAATCAAGTGGATTATGCTGTTGAGCAGCTCGATTTGAAAATAATTGATGCTGGACGCCCGACACCAGCGATGGCTAAGTTCAAAGGCGATGACAAGCGCACACTCAATGGCACTGTTTGGCTTCCAAAAGGTGAGTCATCTGGGCATCCGTTAATCGTTTACAGTCATGGTTTTGGCGGTAATCAAAAAGAGAGTAGTCACGTAACTAAGTATCTTGCTGGGATTGGCTATGTGGTCGCTGCGGTCGATTTTCCGTTGAGTAACACGCGCTCTCCAGCCGGTATTCCACAACTGTTGGATGTGGTCAATCAGCCGGCCGATGTTCGTGCCGTGATTGATCATGTATTGGCGTTGAATGAGGACCCTAATAGCGAGCTTTATCAGCGGATTGATTCAAGCAATATTGGCGCGATGGGTTTGTCATTGGGCGGTTTAACTACCGCATTAGCGGCATTTCATCCAGACCTTATGGATAAGCGAATTAAAGCCGCTGTCATGATGGCGCCGCCGTTGGAGGCTTTTAGCGATCAGTTTTTTAATCGCAACGTCGAGGTGGCTTCGCTTTTAATCTCGGGCTCTATGGATCGAGTTGTGCCGGAGCCAGCGAATGCTACACAAGTTAGAGACCGGCATCCCAATGGATGGTTTTTAAGCATGGACAAAGGTACACACTTAGGCTTCGCCGACATTAGTAATCCGATACGTTGGATGGATAATCCCGACACATTCGGGTGCTTTTTTATGGGAATGATGTTGCCTCGGCTCGATTTGCCAGAACGGTGGAGTGCGGTGATTCCCAATACTGGGAATGTTCTGCGCGATGTGGTGGTGAACCCTCCTTGCCCTGAGTTGCCTGGTGAGTCAATGAATGGTTTAACCCAGCAATGGTTAACTCGGATCGCCGTTGGATCATTTTTTGATATGCATTTGAGGAACGGCGCTCGTGCGGAGTCAGCGACCAAATTTTTCAAGGTAGCGATGAGTGCCGAGAATCCGGAGATAAGCCTGTCGGTACCGTTTAAACGCTAG
- a CDS encoding YchJ family protein — MTTTCPCNPNKLFSECCQPLLIKQRVAKTPVQLMRSRYSAYALGGYGEYLLETWLPSDASNLTAVDLSVRSFDWQGLTILRKSQQGDVGQVEFQARFVEHQGQQSVHHEKSLFRRIAGRWYYAGVAET; from the coding sequence ATGACAACGACTTGTCCGTGTAATCCTAACAAACTATTTAGTGAGTGCTGCCAGCCACTGTTAATTAAGCAGCGTGTAGCCAAGACGCCGGTACAACTGATGCGCTCACGCTATAGCGCGTATGCATTGGGAGGCTATGGTGAATACTTGTTGGAAACCTGGTTGCCAAGTGATGCGTCCAATTTGACCGCGGTGGACCTATCGGTTCGATCGTTTGACTGGCAGGGGCTTACGATTTTGCGCAAAAGCCAACAAGGAGATGTTGGGCAAGTTGAGTTTCAAGCACGCTTTGTGGAACACCAAGGGCAGCAGTCTGTGCATCACGAAAAATCGCTATTTCGCCGTATTGCCGGACGTTGGTATTATGCCGGTGTGGCGGAGACTTAG
- a CDS encoding Na(+)/H(+) antiporter subunit D has translation MIDFLPPALFLLAGALLTPLTRGHLRTAVILAAPLATLWAIWLVPDGVVSTFTFIDYQIEPVEGSAVRRLFATIFAIMSFGGGLYAFRHAKTAELAAAQAYAAGAVGVCFSGDLISMFVWWELMAIFSTVVVWCGGTSDSQAAGIRYAIMHLLGGIILKVGIDGIAVQTGSVDMQPMLATNFATWMVLIGILINAAAPPVSAWLADAYPEASPTGSVFLSAFTTKTAVLALILLFPGEPVLIGVGLFMVMYGILYALLENDARRILAYSIVNQVGFMVCGIGIGTQLALNGAAAHAFAHIIYKALLFMSAGVVVYRTGKSKCTDLGGLFRTMPLTTICGIIGALAISGFPLTSGFTTKTMISQAAAYEGLAVVYMLLAAASAGVFLHAGIKFPWFVFFQKDSGLRPKDAPWNMAAAMVIFSAICLLIGIFPNTFYQLLPYTVKYTAYSAAKVVFYLQLLLFSGLAFFLLLPLMQRTLTISLDTDWLWRVLFNRVARWCTAIIISVQTKLGQLTDKLLAALKLGAQARFSDNPHSARAGVFARAWSIGTTALWIAILLTAYVLVYVL, from the coding sequence ATGATTGATTTCCTACCTCCAGCCCTCTTTCTGCTCGCCGGTGCACTACTCACACCACTAACCCGCGGACACCTGCGTACCGCCGTAATTCTGGCAGCACCGCTGGCCACGCTATGGGCAATCTGGCTGGTGCCAGACGGTGTGGTATCGACTTTTACCTTTATCGACTACCAAATTGAGCCAGTCGAGGGCAGCGCTGTGCGTCGCCTATTTGCGACGATCTTCGCCATTATGTCTTTCGGCGGCGGGCTGTATGCGTTTCGCCACGCTAAAACAGCCGAACTCGCGGCAGCGCAAGCCTATGCGGCGGGCGCCGTCGGTGTATGCTTTTCAGGAGACCTCATCTCAATGTTTGTCTGGTGGGAGCTGATGGCGATCTTCTCAACAGTGGTGGTTTGGTGCGGCGGCACCAGCGACTCTCAGGCCGCCGGCATCCGCTATGCCATCATGCATCTATTGGGCGGCATCATCCTTAAAGTTGGTATCGATGGTATCGCAGTGCAAACCGGCTCAGTGGATATGCAACCAATGTTGGCTACTAATTTCGCCACGTGGATGGTACTCATTGGCATTCTCATCAATGCAGCAGCACCACCGGTATCTGCATGGCTAGCGGATGCTTACCCAGAGGCCAGCCCAACCGGCTCAGTCTTTCTGTCAGCATTCACGACCAAAACCGCGGTTCTCGCTCTCATTCTATTGTTCCCCGGCGAGCCTGTATTGATTGGCGTCGGACTGTTTATGGTGATGTACGGAATTTTGTACGCACTACTGGAAAATGATGCGCGCCGGATCCTGGCTTACTCGATTGTCAATCAAGTCGGATTTATGGTGTGCGGTATTGGTATCGGTACTCAATTAGCATTGAATGGCGCTGCTGCTCACGCCTTTGCACATATAATCTATAAGGCTTTGCTGTTTATGAGTGCTGGTGTAGTGGTCTACCGCACCGGAAAATCTAAATGTACTGATCTTGGCGGCCTGTTCCGTACCATGCCACTAACTACCATTTGCGGCATCATTGGCGCGCTCGCTATCTCAGGATTTCCGCTGACCTCTGGCTTCACAACCAAGACGATGATTTCTCAAGCGGCGGCTTACGAGGGTTTAGCCGTAGTCTACATGCTACTTGCTGCTGCATCGGCTGGCGTATTTTTACATGCTGGCATTAAATTCCCGTGGTTTGTGTTCTTTCAAAAAGACTCCGGACTACGGCCCAAAGACGCCCCATGGAATATGGCCGCGGCGATGGTAATATTTTCGGCGATTTGCCTGCTAATAGGAATTTTCCCAAATACCTTCTATCAGTTACTACCGTATACCGTTAAATACACGGCTTACAGCGCGGCGAAGGTAGTGTTCTATTTACAACTATTGCTATTTTCAGGCCTCGCATTCTTCTTATTGCTGCCGCTAATGCAACGCACACTGACCATCAGTCTCGATACTGACTGGCTATGGCGGGTCTTATTCAATCGCGTGGCAAGATGGTGCACTGCGATAATCATAAGCGTCCAAACCAAGCTTGGGCAGTTAACTGACAAGCTACTCGCCGCCTTGAAGTTAGGTGCGCAAGCGCGCTTCAGCGACAACCCTCATAGCGCTAGAGCAGGTGTATTTGCACGGGCCTGGAGTATCGGAACAACCGCTTTATGGATAGCCATACTGCTAACAGCATACGTGCTGGTATATGTGCTCTAG
- a CDS encoding helix-turn-helix domain-containing protein, producing the protein MKISHLSPDKLIQQELGARLQKIRKQYDYTQTQLAEAAGIGVATLRRIEDGKDSQLSSWIKLMKALEMSNAIDQLLPESFNSPMAEALSRKRRSRASDSPSPIWRDELK; encoded by the coding sequence ATGAAAATATCACACCTTTCACCAGACAAGCTTATCCAACAAGAATTAGGCGCGCGCTTGCAGAAAATTCGCAAACAATATGACTATACCCAAACCCAGCTTGCTGAAGCAGCGGGTATTGGCGTAGCAACCCTGCGCCGCATTGAAGACGGTAAAGACAGTCAATTAAGTTCATGGATCAAGCTGATGAAAGCGCTCGAAATGAGCAACGCTATTGACCAACTTCTGCCTGAATCCTTCAACTCACCGATGGCTGAAGCACTTAGTCGCAAACGTCGCTCACGGGCAAGCGATTCACCAAGCCCTATCTGGCGCGATGAACTGAAATGA